The Cervus elaphus chromosome 12, mCerEla1.1, whole genome shotgun sequence genome includes a region encoding these proteins:
- the EMC4 gene encoding ER membrane protein complex subunit 4, with product MTAQGSLVANRGRRFKWAIELSGPGGGSRGRSDRGGGQGDSLYPVGYLDKQVPDTSVQETDRILVEKRCWDIALGPLKQIPMNLFIMYMAGNTISIFPTMMVCMMAWRPIQALMAISATFKMLESSSQKFLQGLVYLIGNLMGLALAVYKCQSMGLLPTHASDWLAFIEPPERMEFSGGGLLL from the exons ATGACGGcccaagggagcctggtggctaaCCGAGGCCGGCGCTTCAAGTGGGCGATTGAGCTGAGCGGacctggaggaggcagcag GGGCCGAAGTGACCGGGGCGGTGGCCAGGGAGACTCGCTGTACCCAGTTGGTTACTTGGACAAGCAAGTGCCTGATACCAGCGTTCAAGAGACAGACCGGATCCTAGTGGAGAAG CGCTGCTGGGACATTGCCTTGGGTCCCCTGAAACAGATTCCTATGAACCTCTTCATCATGTACATGGCAGGCAATACTATCTCCATCTTCCCTACTATGATGGTGTGTATGATGGCTTGGCGACCCATTCAGGCACTAATGGCCATTTCAGCCA CTTTCAAGATGCTAGAAAGTTCAAGCCAGAAGTTTCTTCAGGGTTTGGTGTATCTCATTGGGAACCTTATGGGTTTGGCATTGGCTGTTTATAAGTGCCAGTCAATGGGACTGTTGCCTACACATGCATCAGATTGGTTAGCCTTCATTGAACCCCCTGAG AGGATGGAGTTCAGTGGAGGAGGACTGCTTTTGTGA